The genomic interval TGGCAGGGAGAGGCTACACCGTATATACCTTCGATTACAGGGGAATAGGGAAGTCTATACCTGTTTCGCTGAAAAATTTAGAAGCCTCCATGCAGGAATGGGGAAAATATGACCTGGATGCGGTGATTAAACATATCCGCAGTACGCACCCTAATGCTACATTTACTTATATCGGCCATAGCATATCCGGCCAGATATTGTCTCTGACCAAAGAAAGTAGTTATTTTTCAAAAGTAGTAGTCATTGCATCCCAGCATATGAACTGGCGCTTGTGGCCGATACACCTGCGCTTTACCTATGCATTCCTGATTTATATTCTGATGCCGCTCATGAGCCATATGCTGGGATATTATCCAGGCAAGGCACTTAAAATTTTCTGGGATTTACCCAAAGGCATCGCCTTAGAATGGGCCAGGTGGTGCCGCAACCGGAAAGGAATGTTTGGTTTTCATTCGGATCATCAACTGAGCTCTATTCAGGTTCCCTTGTTAGCTATCGGTTTTTCTGATGATGCCATTGCACCTTTGCAGCCCATGCATGCCTTATTAAAAAAATATAGCCAGGCAGCAGTTACACATTGGCAATATAGTCCGGGTGAACTGGGTGTAAAAGAACTAGGTCATTTCGGCTTCTTCAGAGCTAAATTTAAAAACCTGCTGTGGGAACCTGTGCTCGACTGGATTGAACAGACAGAAAGGTTTGACAAGCCGCTTATGGGTTCTCTGTTCTCTAACCAGATGGAATGTATGGATGTATATTAATATTCGTTTTGGGATTCCATCAGGTAAGTCCGTTTCTGAATACTCATATTTTCTTTAGCTGTGTGGTTTATAGGAAGTACGGGTATCCGGAAACAGGCTTTTCTTTCTTTGTAAGCGGTTATATAAATGAGGGGTATAAGTGGCAAAGTCTTGGTAAACAGGTTATTTAAATAAATTTGCACAGATACGTCTGTGCCATGCTTTCTTATGTAAATTAGATCTGCGAATGGTATTCAGAAACGTTTATCCTAAATTTGGCAATAGCCACAATAGGGGTGAGAGAGGACAATAGATTCATCCTGATAAAGAAATATACCCATGAAAGACAAGAAAAATATATTTGCT from Rhodocytophaga rosea carries:
- a CDS encoding alpha/beta hydrolase family protein — protein: MPVHKIDLPYSFIHIFQQEIITEDQFNIHATCYQPVYAHEEVILIGSAIGVHQEYYRAFARFLAGRGYTVYTFDYRGIGKSIPVSLKNLEASMQEWGKYDLDAVIKHIRSTHPNATFTYIGHSISGQILSLTKESSYFSKVVVIASQHMNWRLWPIHLRFTYAFLIYILMPLMSHMLGYYPGKALKIFWDLPKGIALEWARWCRNRKGMFGFHSDHQLSSIQVPLLAIGFSDDAIAPLQPMHALLKKYSQAAVTHWQYSPGELGVKELGHFGFFRAKFKNLLWEPVLDWIEQTERFDKPLMGSLFSNQMECMDVY